Within Thermoplasmata archaeon, the genomic segment ATAGAAACTAAACATCAGGATGATTCCGCTGTACCGACGCCGCATGTAGAATCCTGTCCGGATACTACTCTCAGATCTCGTCGACTAGACGTCTTAACATTCTTTTCACTTTGATGAAACGGCCCGCTGGACGGTCCCCCTGATCGTCCTCATCGTATACTGTCTGGACCCTCTTGACCGATTTCACGCCTTCGTGTACGGAGATCATCGCCAGCAGCTTGCTCTCGTACCCCCATTGAGCCCTGAGATGCCTGTTCATCACGTAGACAGTGTAGAAGAACAGCAGGACAGAATAGATCATCAGGAACAGAACTATCGGGGAGGACGTATGGTACAGAACTATCCCGTAATCCTCCAGGATATCATGGGTCACTATCACAGTCAAGAAAAGTAGGAAGGACAGGACCAGCAGTACCGCCTGGACCTTCTTGATATCCCTTCTTTTGAGGTACATGCATCCGGCCATCAGTTCATCACCCATCAGCTCTTCGAACAGAACGGTGAATCTGCATTGAGTGCTGTCAAGCCTGTCCATCTTCAAAGTGATGAGCATGAAGATGACAAGGGCCTCAGCTATTACCGCGATGATGAAGATGTTCTCTATCAGCAGTAGGGTGTCCTCAGGGGTTCTTATGAGATCTATCAGGAAGAAAATCAATAACATGAAAAACGAGATTGCCAAGAATGCCAAGAATGCCACAAGGCTCCCTCTCTCTATCACATTCGATACCATATCGTCGGAGAGCCTCCTGAGTTCCGAAACATCCTTCCCCTTGCCCTCGGCATATTCTGTGAGGGATTCCGTCCAGACCGCATCGCGTCTGGTATGGAAGGTCATCGATTTCATCAGGATATAGAGAATGAATGACACCTCCATCACCAGGAACATCACCAAACATAATTGGCCAGAAACGGAGAGCTTCGGAACGACCCCCCAATCCAGATAGATGGAGAGCATGATGATGCCCTCCATGAACAGGGATCCCGGTATAATGAGGAGTATGACCAACGGATCCAGAAACCTATCCTTCCGCGAACGCTGCAGAACACAGTTCAGGAACCTATCTAATGCCGCATTCTCCATGAGAACAGATTATAATCAGCCGAATTATAACCCTTATCGATGATGAAGCCCGAGTTAACGGACAAGGAGAGGGCCAAGAACGGGAAGATGCCCGTCATACTGTATCTGGTAGAGGTCATGCTGGCTTACAACCTGTCGACCAACCTCTTCGCATACTCCTCCCTTGCGGTGAGCTTCAACCTGTCCACACCCGAGCTTGCCGCCAGATACATCTTCATCCTGATCTCCAACATGATATCCGCGGAGATGAGCATAAGGTCCATGATCAACATGTCTTCCGCCCAGAAGAAATCATGGAGACTGGTCTGCAGGACCATGCTGATCCAGATCGCATTCATAATGGTGAACGAATTCGTGCTGAGATTCTCATTCATAAGAACGATCCTGCCTACCGAACTGCCGATCGCCGGCCTGTGCCTGGTCAGCCTGCTGATAATGTTCCTGCCGAAGATCAGGAGGTATTACACCCCGCCCTTGGTGGAGATGCCTGACATCAAGCACTGGACGCTGTACATCTTCTCGATAAGAAACGATAAGAGATACCGCTACGCCTTCGAATACTGAATCGTATCATTCCAAGGTGTACACGTCGCCGACGTAGAAGTCCTTCACGCCTTCGAGACCGAGGTTCACCCTGAGATTCACGATGCCGTCCCTGCCGACGCAGTGGTTGATGTAGAGATCCGGAATCTCGGCCAGCATCTCAGAGTATGCCTTCGCAACAGGCTTCTTCCTCTTCTCGAGACAGACCGGGCCGATGAACGCCTTCAGGGTCTTACCCGTCATGCCTTTGGCGTCCGCGATGACCGCATCGGGATAGCATGAGCAGCGTCCGCTGAGAAGCGCGGCCTTGTTGCCTTCAGTGACGACCAGGAACGTCTCACCGTACCCCCTCTCATCCTTGTAGAAAGGCGTGATGAAGATCCCCGGGATTATCTCCTGCCAGGAACCTATCGGGTGGAAGACCGCCTTGTCCTTGTGCTCTTGGGAGAGACCGACTCCCCTGGAGAAGAACGATCTGTCCCCGTACAGTCCTTCGGGACAGTACACGTCGACGGGTTTCTCCCTCCTCTTCAGGAGACCGTTCAAGGCTGCGGAATCGCAGGGATTGCTCTGAGATACCACGACTGCATCTATCGAATCGAAATCCAGCTCCAGATGCTCTATGTTATGGATAAGGTATCTATCGCGTAGACCGGTGTTGAAGAGGACCCTCTTGCCGTCCTTCTCGACCAGGAGCGCCGTGCCTTTGGCCCCGATCAGACTGGTGTAGGGCTGGGAGCCCTCGTCGTAAACGCATGTGATCCTCGTGGTCATTTCCTTCCCTCAGCGATGGTATAGCGAGTCCGGTATATCCTTGCATATCCTATAAATCGATTCCATGGGGACCTGGCCGTTCGCCACCCATGCGGACACCTTCTTCGGGACGGTGGTGACCGCCATTATTGCAGTGGGCTTCTCCAGATCATCGATGTAATCCGTCTCGATCATGAATCTGTCGGTACCTTTGGACAGGGCCTCCTTGAGATTGGATTTGGATGCGGGAATGGACGGCATGACGCCGTGAGTCTCCTCGGGGGCGACAAGGGGCGGGGAGGAGTGCTTGACGACGAGACCGCGGTCGAGACCTGCCTTGTCGGCTAGTTGCGCGAGGGACTCATTCGTGTCGGGCTCGTTCTCGCAATGTATGATGATTGGCACATCGTTCTCTCTTGCTAATTCGAAGCCTCTGAGCAGGACCCTGTTGGATGCGTCCCATATCTCCTTGTCGACAGGGAAATGGGGCCTTCCTATCTCACCTATGGCGCACGCACGGCCCTCTGCGACATCCTTCGCGGCATATTCCATGCCCTCGATCATGATCTCCTCCGCCTTCTGCAGGCCGTACCGTTCTGCCAGAGATATCAAAAGAATGGGGTAGGGTCCGACAGCGATGTTGATCTCTAGATCGGTCTCCTCCTTCGCCCTATCGGCCAGACTGTAGGTGACCTCGTAGGATCTCGCGAAATCCTTCCCGCATGCGATAGGTACCTCCTTATGGGGAAGTGTCACCAGAGTGAGACCGGTCCCTCCTGCTGCCTGATATTCCTTCAGAGCGTCGACGTTCCTGCCGGACGGGCTCATGTGAATGTGGTTGTCATATACGGGGACCTTTTCGCTCATTGTAATTCGTCCTTCGATTGAGGTTACGGCGTTCCACTTCCAACTTGATGAGATCACGATACTCCTCGTCAAATCCCAGAGAAAAAGCCTCGTCAAAAGAGATTGAATCACGTTCCATTATGCCTATGATGATGTTAGCCAACATGGGGATGGTCTCTTCCACTCCGAGTTTTTTGTAGTAGGCCTCAAGTTCCTCATCTAGGTTCATATTATCTCCTCAATATGAGGTTCTCTTCTTAGCTTCTTCTCTCAGCAACTGACTTGTTTCAT encodes:
- a CDS encoding MBL fold metallo-hydrolase, with the protein product MTTRITCVYDEGSQPYTSLIGAKGTALLVEKDGKRVLFNTGLRDRYLIHNIEHLELDFDSIDAVVVSQSNPCDSAALNGLLKRREKPVDVYCPEGLYGDRSFFSRGVGLSQEHKDKAVFHPIGSWQEIIPGIFITPFYKDERGYGETFLVVTEGNKAALLSGRCSCYPDAVIADAKGMTGKTLKAFIGPVCLEKRKKPVAKAYSEMLAEIPDLYINHCVGRDGIVNLRVNLGLEGVKDFYVGDVYTLE
- a CDS encoding metal-dependent hydrolase, which gives rise to MSEKVPVYDNHIHMSPSGRNVDALKEYQAAGGTGLTLVTLPHKEVPIACGKDFARSYEVTYSLADRAKEETDLEINIAVGPYPILLISLAERYGLQKAEEIMIEGMEYAAKDVAEGRACAIGEIGRPHFPVDKEIWDASNRVLLRGFELARENDVPIIIHCENEPDTNESLAQLADKAGLDRGLVVKHSSPPLVAPEETHGVMPSIPASKSNLKEALSKGTDRFMIETDYIDDLEKPTAIMAVTTVPKKVSAWVANGQVPMESIYRICKDIPDSLYHR